From one Anabas testudineus chromosome 18, fAnaTes1.2, whole genome shotgun sequence genomic stretch:
- the LOC113157253 gene encoding uncharacterized protein LOC113157253 isoform X2 has translation MNFTLLTALLCTFSWISVSLSDFHTVSVQHGEEVTLACTNFSSFPYHIHWFRLGNGTNVSCISSLFSSDANTTLCVGFQNGKFSMTSNTVTVFLNIKQVDFSDSGLYFCGFNSNGNSVIVHATYLNVTQDPDQRQNPQHSETLGSDALNYAAISFQPKATTNHRPASQRQLEADVVYAATR, from the exons ATGAACTTTACCTTGCTGACTGCTTTACTTTGTACCTTCA GCTGgatctctgtctcactttcgGACTTTCACACTGTGTCGGTCCAACATGGTGAAGAAGTCACACTGGCGTGTACCAACTTTTCCAGTTTTCCCTATCACATACACTGGTTCCGACTGGGTAATGGGACCAATGTCAGCTGCATCTCATCTCTGTTCAGCTCTGATGCCAATACCACGCTCTGTGTTGGATTTCAAAATGGCAAATTCAGTATGACATCAAACACTGTTACCGTCTTTCTCAACATCAAACAAGTGGATTTCTCTGACTCTGGACTGTATTTCTGTGGATTTAACTCAAATGGAAACTCAGTGATTGTTCATGCAACATATTTAAACGTAACTCAAG ATCCTGATCAGAGACAGAATCCACAACACAGTGAG ACTCTGGGCTCCGATGCTCTGAACTATGCAGCAATAAGTTTCCAACCAAAGGCAACGACGAACCACAGGCCTGCATCACAGAGACAGCTGGAGGCAGATGTTGTTTACGCTGCCACCAGATAA
- the LOC113157253 gene encoding uncharacterized protein LOC113157253 isoform X1: MNFTLLTALLCTFSWISVSLSDFHTVSVQHGEEVTLACTNFSSFPYHIHWFRLGNGTNVSCISSLFSSDANTTLCVGFQNGKFSMTSNTVTVFLNIKQVDFSDSGLYFCGFNSNGNSVIVHATYLNVTQEKFGGLPTLTSVILGGVIIVLIIFIISLVIKILRLHKDPDQRQNPQHSETLGSDALNYAAISFQPKATTNHRPASQRQLEADVVYAATR; encoded by the exons ATGAACTTTACCTTGCTGACTGCTTTACTTTGTACCTTCA GCTGgatctctgtctcactttcgGACTTTCACACTGTGTCGGTCCAACATGGTGAAGAAGTCACACTGGCGTGTACCAACTTTTCCAGTTTTCCCTATCACATACACTGGTTCCGACTGGGTAATGGGACCAATGTCAGCTGCATCTCATCTCTGTTCAGCTCTGATGCCAATACCACGCTCTGTGTTGGATTTCAAAATGGCAAATTCAGTATGACATCAAACACTGTTACCGTCTTTCTCAACATCAAACAAGTGGATTTCTCTGACTCTGGACTGTATTTCTGTGGATTTAACTCAAATGGAAACTCAGTGATTGTTCATGCAACATATTTAAACGTAACTCAAG AAAAGTTTGGTGGATTACCAACTCTGACCAGTGTTATCCTGGGAGGTGTGATTATTGTCCTCATTATATTCATCATTAGTCTGGTTATCAAAATCCTGAGACTCCATAAAG ATCCTGATCAGAGACAGAATCCACAACACAGTGAG ACTCTGGGCTCCGATGCTCTGAACTATGCAGCAATAAGTTTCCAACCAAAGGCAACGACGAACCACAGGCCTGCATCACAGAGACAGCTGGAGGCAGATGTTGTTTACGCTGCCACCAGATAA